TTTATGAGGCATCGCTGACGATCCTTTTTGTCCTTTTGCAAACGGCTCTTCGACTTCGCGGAATTCACTTTTTTGCAGCCCGCGAACCTCGGTTGCGAATTTTTCCAGGGAAGTGGCAATCAGGGCTAGTGTAGCCATATACTCGGCGTGACGGTCGCGCTGAAGAGTTTGTGTAGAGATAGGGGCCGGTTTAGTGCCCAGGCGTTCACAGACGTATCGTTCTACGAACGGGTCGATATTGGCGTATGTTCCTACCGCTCCGGAAATTTTCCCGTACTGTACACCGTCGGCCGCAAAGCGGAATCGCTCCAGATTTCGTTTCATTTCCTCATGCCATAGCGCCATTTTCAGACCAAAAGTAGTAGGTTCCGCATGCACGCCGTGTGTTCTGCCCATCATAGGGGTATGTTTATACTGGATTGCTTTCTCTTTTAAAATCCCGATGAAGCGGATCAGGTCCTGTTCCAAAATTTCGTTGGCCTGCTTTATCAGATAGCCAAGAGCCGTATCGACAACATCCGTAGAAGTAAGCCCGTAATGCACCCATTTCCGTTCATCTCCCAGACTTTCCGATACAGTACGGGTAAAGGCAATTACGTCGTGGCGGGTTTCCTGCTCGATTTCATAAATGCGCTCCAGATCAAAAGAAGCATTCTCCCTTAATTTACGTGCGTCCTCTTTAGGAATTACACCCAGTTCAGCCCACGCTTCACACGCCAAAATCTCAACTTCCAGCCAGGCCTTGAATTTATTCTCTTCTGTCCAGATACGTCCCATCTCGGGTCTCGTATAACGTTCAAGCATTATGTCTCCTCCGTGTTCTTTCATTAAATTCTCTTTGCAGGTCAGCCGCTTGCTTCCCTTCTTTTCGTTACTGTCCCCAAATGCCTGTCTTCTTCATCCAGCTGAAACAGACTTCCGGTGAGGCTCCGATCAGATTGAGATGACCCATTTTACGTTTTTGTTTGGCTTCATGTTTTCCGTACAAGTGAAGCTTTATTTCCATATCCGGGTCCGCAGGCAACCGGTCAGCCTGACTTATCCATTGTATCAGAGGTTGCAGGTGCTCTCCCAGAATATTTACCATGACTACAGGTGAAATTAAATCGCTCGATCCAAGCGGCAAATTGCAGATGGCCCGGATGTGCTGTTCGAATTGGGATGTCCGGCAGGCTTCCATCGTATAATGACCGGAATTATGGGGCCTGGGTGCCAATTCGTTCACGTAAAGTTCTCCATCCCCGGTATAAAACAGCTCTACCGCAAGCAATCCCACAAGCTCCAGCGCTCCTGCCAGTTTCATAGCTATTTGCTCCGCTTTTTTTAGTGCATCCCCAGGGATCCGGGCCGGTACTACAGACGTATGGAGGATATGGTTTACATGTGTATTTTCCGCAACAGGAAAAACTTTGATCTCCCCTCTTTGATTTCGCGCTGCAATAATAGAGAGTTCTTTGGAGAAGGGAACGAAAGCTTCTAGAACAAATTCATGATGTATCCGGCTAAGCTCAGTGAATGCCGGTTTGCTTTCTTCCAGATTCCGGATCATCCTCTGGCCCTTTCCGTCGTATCCGCCCGTTACCGTTTTGAGAACGGCCGGAAGGCCAAGCGCCTCTATAGCTTCCAGCAGTTCCGGGTATGTTGTTACTCGCCGGTAGGGCGCTACCTTCACTCCTGCCGCCTCGATGGCCTGCTTCTCCCTAATCCGGTGCTGGGTCAGGTAAAGCAGGCGGCTTCCCTGGGGAACATGACTTTCCCTTTCCAGAAGTGCTGTTACTTCGGCATTTACATTTTCAAATTCGTACGTAATTAGATCTGCCGAATGGGCGAGTTCCCTGGCGGCTTTCCTATCTTCGTAAGAAGCGGTTATTTGGCGGTCGGCCACCTGGCTGCACGGGGCATCCTCAATAGGGTCCAGGGTTACGAAGCGGTATCCCATATTCCGTCCGGCTAATGCCATCATTCTCCCTAACTGGCCTCCACCAAGGATACCTATTGTGCTGCCCGGTAAGGTAACAGAACCGGATTCGCCTGATTTCGTTTTTATGGGTGCTGCCATTTTTTCTGTTACTATTTCCGGATGTTGTCTGGTTTCAAATGCATCCGTATTTATAAGATAGCTGCCGGATTCCAAAGCTTCTTCACGGGTTTCCGGTTTTAAGCTCATAATAGTCCACTGCCTTTCAGCAC
This Paenibacillus larvae subsp. larvae DNA region includes the following protein-coding sequences:
- the purK gene encoding 5-(carboxyamino)imidazole ribonucleotide synthase, whose product is MAAPIKTKSGESGSVTLPGSTIGILGGGQLGRMMALAGRNMGYRFVTLDPIEDAPCSQVADRQITASYEDRKAARELAHSADLITYEFENVNAEVTALLERESHVPQGSRLLYLTQHRIREKQAIEAAGVKVAPYRRVTTYPELLEAIEALGLPAVLKTVTGGYDGKGQRMIRNLEESKPAFTELSRIHHEFVLEAFVPFSKELSIIAARNQRGEIKVFPVAENTHVNHILHTSVVPARIPGDALKKAEQIAMKLAGALELVGLLAVELFYTGDGELYVNELAPRPHNSGHYTMEACRTSQFEQHIRAICNLPLGSSDLISPVVMVNILGEHLQPLIQWISQADRLPADPDMEIKLHLYGKHEAKQKRKMGHLNLIGASPEVCFSWMKKTGIWGQ
- the purB gene encoding adenylosuccinate lyase, with the translated sequence MLERYTRPEMGRIWTEENKFKAWLEVEILACEAWAELGVIPKEDARKLRENASFDLERIYEIEQETRHDVIAFTRTVSESLGDERKWVHYGLTSTDVVDTALGYLIKQANEILEQDLIRFIGILKEKAIQYKHTPMMGRTHGVHAEPTTFGLKMALWHEEMKRNLERFRFAADGVQYGKISGAVGTYANIDPFVERYVCERLGTKPAPISTQTLQRDRHAEYMATLALIATSLEKFATEVRGLQKSEFREVEEPFAKGQKGSSAMPHKRNPITSENICGLARVIRGHMVSAYENVPLWHERDISHSSVERIILPDATILLNYMLNRFGNTIQNLTVFPENMQRNMQRTFGLPFSGRVMTKLIDKGFSREQAYDTVQPKTMQAWEEQRSFREIIEQTPAITEVLTAEEIAECFDPSWHLKHVDTIFERLGLN